A part of Cannabis sativa cultivar Pink pepper isolate KNU-18-1 chromosome 6, ASM2916894v1, whole genome shotgun sequence genomic DNA contains:
- the LOC115694725 gene encoding large ribosomal subunit protein P3: MGVFTFVCKSSGGEWTAKQHSGDLEASASSPFELQRKLVQTALSADSSGGVQSSFSYVSPSSAVFQVIIGGGGGGAVFSGGAAAAAPSGRAAVEAAPAEEKKEEKEESDDDMGFSLFD, translated from the exons ATGGGAGTTTTCACCTTTGTTTGCAAGAGCTCTGGCGGCGAATGGACCGCAAAACAACACTCAGGTGATCTTGAGGCCTCCGCATCCTCTCCCTTCGAGCTTCAAAGAAAGCTTGTTCAGACCGCTCTCTCCGCTGATTCCTCCGGCGGTGTTCAGTCGTCTTTCTCTTACGTCAGCCCATCTTCCGCCGTTTTCCAG GTAATTATtggtggaggtggtggtggtgccGTCTTTTCCGGTGGAGCTGCTGCCGCAGCCCCCAGTGGTCGAGCCGCTGTTGAGGCTGCACCAGCTGAGGAGAAGAAGGAAGAGAAGGAAGAGAGTGATGATGATATGGGATTCTCACTTTTCGATTAG